A single genomic interval of Devosia oryziradicis harbors:
- a CDS encoding ABC transporter ATP-binding protein, producing the protein MLRWFERRLDPYPGGDPVEPPKGLLAFCLHYSHGAKKWLALMAFAAAAVAAGEIVIFGFIGDVVNWLAGANPETFLQTDGWKLALMGAMVVIVLPGMALVSTLTMHQTLLGNFPQRIRWMSHRYLIRQSMSYFQDEFAGRIGAKLMQTSLAVREVVMKLLDMLVYVVVYFTGAVVLAASADWRLAIPFLVWLAAYVSMMVYFIPRMGKISQAQADARSMMTGRIVDSYTNIATVKLFSHSNREETYAKEAMDEFLDTVYRQMRLFTVLNMLVLWSNALLLFSVGATGIWLWMGGLMTPGALAVSLGLVMRFQGMSQWVMWEMSSLFENIGTVKDGISSISLPRVVSDEKGAAPIGTVKGDIKFENVSFHYGKKSGVIDDLNLHIRPGEKIGLVGRSGAGKSTIVNLLLRFYDRADGRILIDGHDIARVTQDSLRANIGVVTQDTSLLHRSVRENIVYGRPDATEAMMREAAELAEATAFIDGLADPQGRKGFDAHVGERGVKLSGGQRQRIAIARVLLKNAPILVLDEATSALDSEVEAAIQSQLQLLMQGKTVIAIAHRLSTIAMMDRLVVLDKGKVVESGTHAQLVDTGGIYSQLWHRQSGGFLEMDQPEEAAQ; encoded by the coding sequence ATGCTGCGTTGGTTCGAACGACGTCTTGATCCCTATCCCGGTGGCGATCCGGTAGAGCCCCCCAAGGGCCTGTTGGCCTTCTGCCTGCACTACAGCCATGGCGCCAAGAAGTGGCTGGCATTGATGGCCTTTGCCGCCGCTGCGGTGGCGGCCGGCGAAATCGTCATCTTCGGCTTCATCGGCGATGTGGTGAACTGGCTGGCTGGCGCCAATCCGGAAACCTTCCTGCAGACCGACGGATGGAAGCTCGCATTGATGGGCGCGATGGTGGTCATCGTCCTGCCGGGCATGGCGCTGGTCTCGACGCTCACCATGCACCAGACGCTGCTGGGCAACTTCCCGCAGCGTATTCGCTGGATGAGCCATCGCTACCTCATCCGTCAGTCGATGAGTTACTTCCAGGACGAGTTTGCCGGCCGCATCGGCGCCAAGCTGATGCAGACCTCGCTCGCCGTGCGCGAAGTGGTGATGAAGCTGCTCGACATGCTCGTCTATGTCGTCGTTTACTTCACCGGCGCGGTGGTGCTGGCGGCGTCGGCCGACTGGCGCCTGGCCATTCCGTTCCTGGTGTGGCTGGCCGCCTATGTCTCGATGATGGTCTATTTCATCCCACGCATGGGCAAGATTTCCCAGGCGCAGGCCGATGCCCGCTCGATGATGACCGGCCGCATCGTCGACAGCTATACCAACATCGCCACGGTCAAGCTCTTCAGCCATTCCAACCGCGAGGAAACCTACGCCAAGGAGGCGATGGACGAGTTCCTCGACACCGTCTACCGGCAGATGCGCCTGTTCACCGTGCTCAATATGCTCGTGCTGTGGTCCAACGCCCTCCTGCTGTTCTCGGTCGGCGCCACTGGGATCTGGCTGTGGATGGGCGGGCTGATGACCCCCGGCGCGCTCGCCGTGTCGCTGGGACTGGTCATGCGCTTCCAGGGCATGAGCCAATGGGTCATGTGGGAGATGTCCTCGCTGTTCGAGAATATCGGCACGGTCAAGGACGGCATCTCGTCCATCTCGCTGCCGCGCGTCGTATCCGACGAAAAGGGCGCCGCGCCCATTGGCACGGTCAAGGGTGACATCAAGTTCGAGAATGTCTCGTTTCACTACGGCAAGAAGTCCGGGGTGATCGACGATCTCAACCTGCATATCCGTCCGGGCGAGAAGATCGGGCTGGTCGGCCGCTCCGGCGCCGGCAAGTCGACCATCGTCAACCTGCTGCTGCGCTTCTACGACCGCGCCGATGGCCGCATCCTGATCGACGGGCACGACATTGCCAGGGTCACGCAGGATAGCCTGCGCGCCAATATCGGCGTGGTGACGCAGGACACGTCCCTGCTGCATCGTTCGGTCCGCGAGAACATCGTCTATGGCCGCCCCGATGCGACCGAGGCGATGATGCGCGAAGCGGCCGAACTCGCCGAAGCGACCGCCTTCATCGACGGCCTGGCCGACCCCCAGGGCCGCAAGGGTTTCGACGCGCATGTGGGCGAACGGGGTGTCAAGCTCAGCGGCGGCCAGCGCCAGCGCATCGCCATCGCCCGCGTGCTGCTCAAGAACGCGCCGATCCTGGTGCTGGACGAAGCCACTTCCGCCCTCGATTCCGAGGTCGAGGCGGCAATCCAGAGCCAGCTGCAGTTGCTGATGCAGGGCAAGACGGTGATCGCCATCGCCCACCGCCTCTCCACCATCGCCATGATGGATCGGCTGGTAGTGCTCGATAAGGGCAAGGTGGTCGAGTCAGGCACCCACGCCCAGCTGGT
- the pepN gene encoding aminopeptidase N has translation MRTETEHTVYLKDYAPSPYRIVAVDLDFRIGAETTRVTAQLTVEPREDTEPGTPLVLDGDELSLGSIAIDGAPLILSAYAADANGLTVFEPPLRRFVLETEVTLRPEGNTRLMGLYRSSGTWCTQCEPEGFRRITYYLDRPDNLAVFKVRMTAPLDLAPVLLANGNLIDKGDAGDGQHYAVWEDPFPKPAYLFALVAGDLGSITDSFTTASGRKVDLAIYCSHGKENQCLWAMDSLKRSMAWDERRFGREYDLDIFNIVAVSDFNFGAMENKGLNIFNDRLVFAEPETATDANYDGIERVIAHEYFHNWTGNRITCRDWFQLCLKEGLTVYRDQEFTSDERSRAVKRISDVVTLRSAQFPEDGGPLAHPPRPDQYREINNFYTTTVYEKGAEIVRMLATLLGEAGFRKGMDLYFERHDGEATTIEAFLAVFAEANGIDLEQFKTWYLQAGTPRLTVAEQYDADKQTYTLRLRQETPPTPGQPDKAPLVLPIKFGLIGPNGSPMAWSGVSGAEVRDDLIVLKDASAEVTFTGIPSRPVPSLLRGFSAPVILQTEASQQDQLFLARHDSDPFNRWQALQDVGMALALDAISGAPLNDGALTALSQAMSDTLASDSLDNAFKALALSLPDEQLIGRTIGKDIDPDKIHAVRERLLQAVFEPLADQMLGTYNALASSAPYAPDPASTGRRALRNRMLSLLVASDAAGASLLALKQYEGASNMTDRLAALSAASNAGTPDAAGMLANFRTRFGADPLVLDKWLTVTAAAPREGVIEDMKAILADPSFPKTNPNRLRSLVGTFAMGNPTQFARADGAGFRFVTDFVSDVDKVNPQVAARVLTGFRIWPMLESGRREAANAALLALRDKGSLSRNTADILTRMLAS, from the coding sequence ATGCGCACTGAAACCGAGCACACAGTCTATCTGAAGGATTACGCGCCGAGCCCCTACCGGATCGTGGCGGTCGACCTCGACTTCAGGATCGGGGCCGAAACCACGCGCGTAACCGCTCAACTGACGGTGGAGCCGCGCGAAGACACCGAGCCTGGAACGCCGTTGGTGTTGGATGGGGACGAACTGAGCCTGGGTTCAATCGCCATCGACGGCGCGCCGCTGATCCTGTCCGCCTACGCCGCCGATGCAAACGGGCTGACTGTGTTCGAACCGCCCTTGCGCCGATTCGTGCTGGAAACCGAGGTCACGCTGCGGCCTGAGGGCAATACCAGGCTGATGGGCCTCTACCGCTCCAGCGGCACCTGGTGCACGCAATGCGAACCCGAAGGCTTTCGCCGCATCACCTACTATCTCGACCGACCGGACAACCTGGCGGTATTCAAGGTGCGCATGACGGCCCCGCTTGATCTCGCTCCGGTGCTGCTGGCCAATGGCAACCTGATCGACAAGGGCGATGCCGGCGACGGGCAGCATTACGCGGTTTGGGAAGACCCTTTCCCCAAGCCGGCCTACCTTTTTGCTCTCGTAGCAGGCGACCTCGGGTCGATCACCGACAGTTTCACCACCGCTTCTGGTCGCAAGGTGGACCTCGCCATCTATTGCAGCCACGGCAAGGAGAACCAGTGCCTGTGGGCAATGGACAGCCTCAAGCGCTCGATGGCCTGGGACGAGCGCCGGTTCGGTCGTGAATATGACCTTGATATCTTCAACATCGTGGCCGTGAGCGACTTCAACTTCGGCGCGATGGAGAACAAGGGGCTCAATATCTTCAACGACCGGCTGGTCTTTGCCGAGCCCGAGACCGCGACCGACGCGAATTACGATGGCATCGAGCGCGTGATTGCGCACGAGTACTTCCACAACTGGACCGGCAACCGCATTACCTGCCGGGACTGGTTCCAGCTCTGTCTCAAGGAAGGGCTGACCGTCTATCGCGACCAGGAATTCACCAGCGACGAGCGCAGCCGCGCGGTCAAGCGCATCTCGGACGTGGTGACGTTGCGTTCTGCCCAGTTTCCCGAGGACGGCGGGCCGCTGGCCCATCCACCGCGGCCGGACCAGTATCGCGAGATCAACAACTTCTATACGACAACGGTCTACGAGAAGGGCGCCGAGATCGTGCGGATGCTGGCGACGCTCTTGGGCGAAGCCGGCTTCCGCAAGGGCATGGACCTCTACTTCGAGCGCCATGACGGCGAAGCGACCACCATCGAGGCGTTCCTCGCCGTCTTCGCCGAGGCCAACGGCATCGACCTCGAGCAGTTCAAGACCTGGTATCTGCAGGCGGGGACACCGCGGCTGACCGTTGCCGAGCAGTATGATGCCGACAAGCAGACCTATACGCTCAGGCTCCGCCAGGAGACGCCGCCGACACCGGGACAGCCGGACAAGGCTCCGCTGGTGCTGCCCATCAAGTTCGGGCTGATCGGCCCCAATGGCAGCCCGATGGCCTGGAGCGGAGTGAGCGGCGCGGAGGTACGCGACGATCTGATCGTGCTCAAGGATGCGAGCGCGGAGGTCACCTTTACCGGCATTCCGAGCCGGCCCGTTCCGTCGCTGTTGCGCGGCTTTTCGGCGCCGGTCATTCTGCAGACGGAAGCCAGCCAGCAGGACCAGCTGTTCCTCGCGCGGCACGACAGCGATCCGTTCAACCGCTGGCAGGCATTGCAGGATGTCGGCATGGCGCTGGCCCTGGATGCGATTTCGGGCGCGCCCTTGAACGACGGAGCGCTGACGGCGCTGAGCCAGGCCATGAGCGACACGCTGGCTAGCGACTCGCTCGACAACGCTTTCAAGGCACTGGCGCTGAGCCTGCCCGACGAGCAACTGATCGGCCGGACGATTGGCAAGGATATCGACCCGGACAAGATCCACGCGGTGCGCGAGCGCCTGCTGCAGGCGGTGTTCGAGCCGCTGGCCGACCAGATGCTGGGCACTTATAACGCGCTGGCCAGTTCGGCGCCCTATGCGCCCGATCCGGCCAGCACGGGTCGTCGCGCCCTGCGCAATCGCATGCTGAGCCTGCTTGTAGCCAGTGACGCCGCCGGCGCTTCGCTCCTGGCGCTCAAGCAATATGAGGGCGCCAGCAACATGACGGACCGGCTGGCGGCGCTGTCGGCGGCCTCCAACGCCGGGACGCCAGATGCGGCCGGCATGCTGGCCAACTTCCGCACGCGCTTCGGGGCCGACCCGCTAGTGCTCGACAAGTGGTTGACCGTCACCGCGGCCGCGCCGCGCGAAGGGGTGATCGAGGACATGAAGGCAATCCTCGCCGATCCGTCCTTTCCGAAGACCAATCCCAACCGGTTGCGCTCGCTGGTGGGTACCTTCGCGATGGGCAATCCGACGCAGTTCGCCCGCGCC